One Sediminicola sp. YIK13 DNA segment encodes these proteins:
- the accC gene encoding acetyl-CoA carboxylase biotin carboxylase subunit, producing MKKILVANRGEIAIRVMRTAQKMGIKTVAIYSTIDRNAPHVRFADEAVCIGEPPSNESYLLGSKIIKVAKELQVDAIHPGYGFLSENAAFAEEVEQNNIIFIGPNSDAIRIMGSKLAAKDAVKDYGIPMVPGIDRAITDIDKAKEIGKKIGFPILIKASAGGGGKGMRIVEKESDLESQMKRAISEATSAFGDGSVFIEKYVASPRHIEIQVMADTHGNIIHLFERECSIQRRHQKVVEEAPSSVLTPELRAEMGEAAVKVAQACNYIGAGTVEFLLDENHNFYFLEMNTRLQVEHPVTELITGMDLVELQIRVARGEKLPIAQKDLKIKGHALELRVYAEDPLNDFLPSVGHLDTYVLPEGEGIRVDNGFEEGMDIPIYYDPMLAKLITYGKTREEAIQLMISAIDRYQVAGVETTLAFGKYVFEHESFRSGAFDTHFVKNYYSPEALKSAKEEEAKIAAMIALKQYMEDQKILRLPIQ from the coding sequence ATAAAAAAAATACTGGTTGCCAACCGCGGTGAGATTGCCATTAGGGTTATGAGAACCGCCCAAAAAATGGGTATCAAAACGGTGGCTATCTATTCTACCATAGACAGAAATGCCCCCCATGTAAGATTTGCCGATGAGGCCGTATGTATAGGGGAGCCGCCATCCAATGAATCCTACCTCTTAGGTTCCAAAATCATCAAGGTAGCCAAGGAACTTCAAGTAGATGCCATTCACCCTGGGTATGGGTTCCTCAGCGAGAATGCAGCTTTTGCGGAAGAAGTGGAACAAAACAATATCATTTTTATAGGTCCCAATTCAGATGCCATTAGAATAATGGGCAGCAAGTTAGCGGCCAAGGATGCCGTTAAGGACTATGGCATTCCCATGGTTCCAGGAATAGACAGAGCCATAACGGATATTGACAAGGCCAAGGAAATTGGAAAGAAAATTGGGTTCCCAATTCTGATCAAAGCCTCTGCAGGTGGCGGTGGAAAAGGGATGCGGATCGTTGAAAAGGAAAGTGACCTGGAATCCCAGATGAAAAGGGCCATTAGTGAAGCGACTTCTGCTTTTGGGGATGGTTCCGTTTTTATAGAAAAGTACGTGGCCTCGCCAAGACATATAGAAATTCAGGTGATGGCAGATACCCATGGGAACATCATCCATCTTTTTGAAAGGGAGTGCAGTATTCAACGACGACACCAAAAGGTAGTGGAAGAAGCCCCGTCTTCCGTACTGACCCCAGAATTACGGGCAGAAATGGGAGAAGCGGCGGTAAAAGTAGCACAAGCCTGTAATTATATAGGCGCGGGAACTGTGGAATTTCTATTGGATGAAAACCATAATTTTTACTTTCTGGAGATGAATACCAGGTTACAGGTGGAACATCCGGTGACGGAACTGATCACTGGGATGGATTTGGTGGAACTACAGATAAGGGTGGCTAGGGGCGAAAAACTTCCTATCGCACAAAAAGATCTGAAAATAAAAGGACATGCCTTGGAATTACGGGTTTATGCCGAAGACCCATTAAATGACTTTTTACCGAGTGTGGGCCATTTGGACACCTATGTACTACCAGAAGGTGAAGGCATACGTGTTGATAATGGGTTTGAGGAAGGCATGGATATTCCCATCTACTACGACCCCATGTTGGCAAAACTGATCACCTACGGAAAAACAAGGGAAGAGGCCATTCAATTGATGATTTCGGCCATTGACCGCTACCAGGTGGCCGGCGTGGAGACCACCTTGGCGTTTGGCAAATATGTTTTTGAACATGAATCCTTCCGCTCTGGTGCTTTTGACACCCACTTTGTGAAAAATTATTATTCTCCGGAAGCCTTAAAAAGTGCTAAGGAAGAAGAGGCTAAAATTGCGGCCATGATTGCCTTAAAACAATATATGGAAGATCAAAAAATTCTAAGATTGCCAATTCAGTAA
- a CDS encoding acyl-CoA carboxylase subunit beta: MDSKIKGLQDKIAKAHLGGGENRIKKQHQKKKLTARERVNYLMDDGSFEEIGILVTHRTTDFEMDKELYYGDGVITGYGTVNGRLVYVFAQDFTVFGGALSETHAEKICKIMDLAVKVGAPLVGLNDSGGARIQEGVRSLGGYADIFYRNVQASGVIPQISAIMGPCAGGAVYSPAMTDFTMMVEDTSYMFVTGPNVVKTVTNEEVTSEELGGASTHSTKSGVAHITSANDVLCLEDIKTLLGYLPQSNKESPSSLPFELGDEVRDSLSNIIPDNANKPYDMHEVIKGIIDNESFYEIHKDYAENILVGFARIGGRSIGIVANQPMYLAGVLDVNSSKKAARFVRFCDCFNIPLLVLVDVPGFLPGTDQEWNGIIVHGAKLLYALSEATVPRITVITRKAYGGAYDVMNSKHIGADLNYAWPSAEIAVMGAKGASEIIFRKEISAADDPSKKLAEKEAEYADKFANPYRAAQRGFIDEVILPKDTRRKLIKGFSMLQHKEQVRPNRKHGNIPL; encoded by the coding sequence ATGGATTCTAAAATAAAAGGACTACAGGATAAAATCGCCAAAGCCCATTTGGGTGGAGGGGAAAATCGAATAAAAAAACAACATCAAAAGAAAAAATTGACCGCCAGAGAGCGGGTCAACTATCTCATGGATGACGGTTCCTTTGAGGAAATTGGAATTCTAGTGACGCACAGGACCACCGATTTTGAAATGGATAAGGAGCTCTATTATGGTGATGGTGTAATTACTGGATACGGCACCGTAAATGGCAGATTGGTCTATGTGTTTGCTCAGGATTTTACCGTGTTTGGCGGCGCACTATCAGAAACCCATGCCGAAAAGATTTGTAAAATCATGGATTTAGCGGTTAAAGTTGGTGCTCCCCTGGTTGGCTTAAATGATTCTGGAGGAGCGCGAATCCAAGAAGGGGTTCGTTCCTTGGGAGGCTATGCGGATATTTTTTATAGAAACGTTCAAGCCTCTGGGGTGATCCCTCAAATATCGGCCATTATGGGACCTTGCGCCGGGGGTGCGGTATATTCCCCTGCCATGACAGATTTTACCATGATGGTGGAGGACACCAGCTATATGTTCGTAACTGGTCCCAATGTGGTAAAAACAGTTACCAATGAAGAGGTTACGTCAGAAGAGCTGGGTGGTGCAAGTACCCACTCCACAAAATCCGGGGTGGCACATATTACCTCAGCCAATGACGTACTGTGCTTGGAGGATATAAAAACATTGTTGGGGTATTTACCTCAAAGCAACAAAGAATCTCCTTCATCCCTTCCTTTTGAGCTTGGGGACGAGGTTAGGGATAGCCTATCGAACATCATTCCCGATAATGCCAACAAACCTTACGATATGCATGAGGTGATCAAAGGCATAATAGATAACGAAAGCTTTTATGAAATACATAAGGACTATGCGGAAAACATTTTAGTCGGGTTTGCAAGAATCGGAGGAAGAAGCATTGGTATTGTTGCGAACCAGCCTATGTACTTAGCAGGTGTCCTGGACGTGAACAGTTCCAAAAAAGCCGCTAGGTTCGTGCGTTTTTGTGATTGTTTCAACATTCCCCTTTTGGTACTGGTAGATGTCCCCGGGTTTTTACCAGGTACGGATCAAGAGTGGAACGGTATTATCGTACATGGCGCCAAACTCCTTTACGCTTTGAGCGAGGCTACTGTTCCCCGTATTACAGTGATTACCCGTAAAGCTTATGGTGGTGCCTATGATGTAATGAATTCCAAACATATTGGAGCCGATTTGAATTATGCGTGGCCAAGTGCAGAAATTGCGGTTATGGGTGCCAAAGGCGCGAGTGAAATCATCTTTAGAAAGGAGATTTCGGCAGCAGATGACCCCTCAAAAAAATTAGCTGAAAAGGAAGCTGAATATGCGGACAAGTTTGCCAATCCATATAGGGCTGCCCAACGAGGTTTTATTGACGAAGTGATCCTACCTAAAGACACAAGAAGAAAATTGATCAAAGGTTTCAGCATGCTGCAACATAAAGAGCAAGTAAGACCGAACCGAAAACATGGGAATATCCCATTATAA
- the acs gene encoding acetate--CoA ligase, whose amino-acid sequence MSNYHIKHLEEYYQVYRKSVRDPENFWEEVAEEHFLWRKKWDKVLSWDFTKPEVKWYEGAQLNITENCIDRHLTTRGEKTAIIFEPNNPDEEAEHITYRQLHERVCEFANVLKDQGVKKGDRVCIYLPMIPELAISLLACARIGAIHSVVFAGFSSTALSTRINDSDCKMVITSDGSYRGGKEIDLKGIVDEALHDCPGVNTVLVAKRINSDIAMKEGRDKWLQPLLDEAYQDCVPEIMDAEDPLFILYTSGSTGKPKGMLHTTAGYMVYTAYTFKNVFQYREKDVYWCTADIGWITGHSYIVYGPLANGATTVLFEGVPSYPDFGRFWEIIEKHKVSQFYTAPTAIRALAKESLDFVEKHDLSSIKVLGTVGEPINEEAWHWYNVNVGKKKSPIVDTWWQTETGGIMISPIPYATPTIPTYATLPLPGVQPALMDENGNEIEGNQVDGRLCIKFPWPSMARTIWGNHQRYKDTYFSAYENKYFTGDGALRDEVGYYRITGRVDDVIIVSGHNLGTAPIEDAINEHPAVAESAIVGFPHDIKGSALYGYVILKVTGESRDQNNLRKEINQIITEQIGPIAKLDKIQFTSGLPKTRSGKIMRRILRKIACNEMENLGDTSTLLNPEVVQEIIENKL is encoded by the coding sequence ATGAGTAATTACCATATCAAACATTTAGAAGAGTACTATCAGGTGTATCGCAAATCGGTGAGGGATCCAGAAAATTTTTGGGAAGAAGTAGCGGAAGAACATTTCCTATGGAGAAAAAAATGGGATAAGGTACTGAGCTGGGATTTTACAAAACCGGAGGTAAAGTGGTATGAAGGGGCCCAACTCAATATTACGGAAAACTGTATTGATAGACATCTGACGACCAGAGGCGAAAAAACGGCCATTATTTTTGAACCGAATAATCCAGACGAAGAAGCTGAACATATAACTTATAGACAATTACACGAACGTGTTTGTGAATTTGCCAACGTCCTGAAGGACCAGGGTGTAAAAAAGGGGGATAGGGTATGTATCTATTTGCCCATGATCCCTGAACTGGCAATTTCCCTCTTGGCATGTGCCCGTATCGGAGCAATCCATTCCGTGGTATTTGCAGGATTTTCATCAACGGCACTATCTACTAGGATCAATGACAGTGATTGTAAAATGGTAATCACATCGGATGGTTCCTACAGAGGCGGAAAAGAAATAGACCTCAAGGGAATTGTAGATGAAGCCCTTCACGATTGCCCAGGGGTAAATACCGTATTGGTGGCAAAACGGATAAATTCCGATATAGCGATGAAGGAAGGTCGTGATAAATGGTTACAGCCTTTGTTGGATGAAGCATATCAAGATTGCGTACCGGAGATCATGGATGCCGAAGACCCATTGTTTATTTTATACACTTCTGGATCCACAGGGAAGCCAAAAGGAATGTTGCACACCACAGCGGGGTACATGGTGTACACTGCTTATACTTTTAAGAACGTTTTTCAGTATAGGGAAAAGGATGTGTATTGGTGTACCGCGGATATTGGATGGATCACGGGTCACAGTTATATAGTGTACGGTCCTTTGGCAAACGGGGCAACCACGGTCCTCTTTGAAGGGGTGCCAAGTTATCCCGACTTTGGTCGATTTTGGGAAATCATAGAAAAACATAAGGTCAGTCAATTTTATACCGCACCAACGGCGATCAGGGCGTTGGCCAAAGAGAGTTTGGATTTTGTGGAAAAGCACGATCTTTCCTCAATTAAGGTGTTGGGGACTGTAGGAGAACCAATCAACGAAGAGGCCTGGCATTGGTACAATGTAAATGTGGGTAAAAAGAAGAGTCCAATTGTGGACACTTGGTGGCAAACAGAAACAGGCGGCATCATGATTTCTCCTATTCCCTATGCCACCCCGACTATACCAACTTATGCGACGTTACCATTACCTGGGGTCCAACCGGCGTTGATGGACGAAAATGGCAATGAAATAGAAGGCAATCAAGTGGACGGTAGGCTCTGTATCAAATTTCCATGGCCCTCTATGGCCAGAACCATATGGGGCAACCATCAACGGTATAAGGATACTTATTTCTCAGCCTATGAAAACAAATATTTTACTGGAGACGGGGCGCTAAGGGATGAGGTTGGTTATTACCGTATTACGGGTAGGGTAGACGATGTGATCATCGTATCTGGACATAATCTCGGTACCGCACCCATAGAGGATGCTATTAATGAGCATCCTGCAGTGGCGGAATCAGCTATAGTTGGCTTTCCCCATGATATTAAGGGAAGTGCGCTTTATGGGTATGTAATTCTTAAGGTCACTGGGGAATCCAGAGATCAGAACAATCTAAGAAAGGAAATCAATCAGATCATTACGGAACAGATTGGTCCTATCGCAAAACTGGATAAGATCCAGTTTACCAGTGGGCTTCCAAAAACGCGCTCAGGAAAGATCATGAGAAGGATCCTCAGAAAAATCGCCTGTAATGAAATGGAAAACCTGGGGGATACATCCACCTTATTGAACCCAGAAGTGGTGCAGGAAATTATTGAGAACAAATTGTAA
- a CDS encoding sodium:solute symporter family protein: MSVQLWTYIIVGITFALYIGIAIWSRAGSTKEFYVAGGNVSPLANGMATAADWMSAASFISMAGIIAFAGYDGSVYLMGWTGGYVLLALLLAPYLRKFGKFTVPDFIGERYYSKTARIVAVICALIVSFTYVAGQMRGVGVVFSRFLQVDITTGVIIGMVIVLFYAVLGGMKGITYTQVAQYCVLIFAFMVPAIFISIQMTGNPIPQLGMGATLNDGSGMFLLDKLNGLSTELGFAEYTDGSKSVTDVFAITLALMVGTAGLPHVIVRFFTVKRVRDARKSAGWALLLIAILYTTAPAVAVFAKTNLINTVSNKDYSSMPLWFKNWEDTELLVFDDKNKDGKIQYVANKMENELIIDNDIMVLANPEIANLPPWVIALVAAGGLAAALSTAAGLLLVISSSVSHDLIKSIFKPNISEAGELWAARISATVAVIIAGYFGINPPGFVAAVVALAFGLAAASFFPAIVLGIFYKKMSKEGAIAGMIVGIALMLFYMLKFKFGLFDGGKDAVAGLSKDWWLGISPEGFGSIAMIVNFIVALLVNMFAPDPPEQVQEIVEDIRIPSGAGKAIVH; encoded by the coding sequence ATGAGTGTACAACTATGGACCTACATCATTGTAGGGATAACCTTTGCACTCTATATTGGCATAGCTATATGGTCTAGGGCAGGTTCCACCAAAGAATTTTATGTGGCCGGCGGCAATGTTTCGCCCTTGGCGAATGGTATGGCCACTGCGGCAGATTGGATGTCTGCAGCCTCATTTATCTCCATGGCAGGTATTATTGCTTTTGCGGGATATGACGGTTCTGTTTACCTCATGGGATGGACAGGGGGTTATGTGCTGTTGGCACTACTATTGGCGCCATATCTTAGAAAATTTGGAAAATTCACGGTGCCCGACTTCATTGGGGAACGCTATTATTCCAAAACGGCCCGTATTGTAGCCGTTATCTGTGCCCTAATTGTATCCTTTACCTATGTAGCGGGGCAAATGAGGGGCGTTGGTGTGGTGTTTTCCAGATTTTTGCAAGTTGATATCACCACAGGGGTAATCATAGGGATGGTCATTGTGTTGTTTTACGCGGTATTGGGCGGAATGAAAGGGATTACCTATACCCAAGTGGCGCAATATTGTGTTCTCATATTTGCCTTTATGGTTCCTGCCATCTTTATCTCCATTCAAATGACAGGAAATCCTATTCCCCAATTGGGCATGGGTGCTACGTTAAATGATGGCTCGGGAATGTTTTTGTTGGATAAATTAAACGGACTCTCCACGGAATTGGGTTTTGCTGAATATACAGATGGGTCAAAGTCCGTCACGGATGTGTTTGCTATTACCTTGGCCCTAATGGTGGGGACTGCAGGATTGCCACATGTCATTGTACGATTCTTTACTGTTAAAAGGGTCAGGGATGCCCGTAAATCAGCAGGGTGGGCCCTATTGCTTATCGCGATTTTATATACCACTGCCCCGGCAGTGGCCGTATTTGCCAAAACCAACCTTATCAATACGGTTAGTAATAAAGACTATTCCAGTATGCCCCTTTGGTTTAAAAACTGGGAAGATACCGAGCTGTTAGTTTTTGACGATAAAAATAAGGACGGGAAAATACAGTATGTTGCCAATAAAATGGAGAACGAGCTTATCATTGATAATGATATTATGGTCTTGGCCAATCCCGAGATCGCCAATTTACCTCCCTGGGTCATTGCCTTGGTAGCTGCCGGTGGCTTGGCTGCAGCATTATCTACAGCTGCGGGTTTGTTGTTGGTGATATCTTCTTCTGTGTCACACGATCTTATCAAAAGTATTTTTAAACCTAATATTTCCGAAGCGGGCGAATTATGGGCAGCCCGAATTTCCGCAACAGTAGCCGTGATCATAGCCGGGTATTTCGGAATCAATCCACCTGGGTTTGTGGCGGCAGTTGTCGCACTGGCATTTGGACTGGCAGCAGCCTCCTTTTTTCCAGCAATTGTTTTGGGGATTTTTTATAAAAAAATGAGTAAAGAAGGGGCCATAGCAGGAATGATTGTGGGTATTGCACTGATGCTCTTTTACATGCTGAAATTCAAATTTGGTCTTTTTGATGGTGGTAAAGATGCGGTGGCTGGACTGTCTAAGGATTGGTGGTTAGGAATTTCACCGGAAGGCTTTGGTAGCATTGCTATGATCGTTAACTTTATAGTGGCCCTATTGGTCAATATGTTTGCCCCTGATCCCCCAGAACAAGTACAGGAAATAGTAGAGGACATCCGAATTCCCAGCGGAGCGGGTAAGGCGATAGTTCATTAA
- a CDS encoding DUF4212 domain-containing protein, with amino-acid sequence MSEKQIKAKAYWKENLRYLLLLLTIWFLVSYGAGILFKDALDSIKLGGFKLGFWFAQQGSIYVFVILIFIYVRLMNKLDKKYGYNEE; translated from the coding sequence ATGTCAGAAAAACAAATCAAAGCAAAGGCGTATTGGAAGGAAAACTTAAGGTATTTATTACTCTTGTTGACCATATGGTTTTTAGTATCCTATGGTGCCGGTATCCTGTTCAAGGATGCCTTGGACAGCATTAAGCTCGGAGGCTTTAAACTCGGGTTTTGGTTTGCCCAGCAAGGATCTATTTACGTGTTTGTCATACTGATCTTTATATATGTGAGGCTGATGAACAAACTGGATAAAAAATATGGATATAATGAGGAATAA
- a CDS encoding head GIN domain-containing protein — translation MRTILSLIAINLITWTASAQKEVTHELYKFSEVKAYDGITVKLIRSDVNKAVITGKDQSDVAFVNKSGRLKIRMKLDNFLDGHNTTVMLYHTETLVLLDVNEKAKIVSDDVQRSTSLEMRAQEGGELKLQIEAGKVDVKATTGGIVSLSGVSKVQDISVNTGGVVKNENLKTEQTNVSVNAGGTANVNASDIVDATVRAGGTINIYGNPKEVKETKFVGGNINSIQ, via the coding sequence ATGAGAACTATACTTTCGCTTATCGCGATCAATTTAATAACATGGACAGCTTCTGCACAAAAAGAAGTTACCCACGAACTGTATAAATTTTCTGAAGTAAAGGCTTATGATGGGATCACCGTAAAGTTGATTCGTAGTGATGTAAACAAGGCTGTAATTACAGGAAAGGACCAAAGTGATGTTGCCTTTGTCAATAAATCAGGGCGTTTAAAAATACGAATGAAACTAGACAATTTTTTGGATGGCCATAATACCACAGTTATGCTGTATCATACAGAAACACTGGTTCTTTTGGATGTAAACGAAAAGGCAAAGATAGTTTCCGATGATGTGCAAAGATCCACCAGTTTGGAAATGCGTGCACAGGAGGGTGGTGAGCTGAAACTTCAGATAGAAGCCGGAAAGGTGGACGTAAAAGCCACAACCGGGGGTATCGTTTCCCTATCGGGAGTCTCAAAGGTTCAAGATATTTCCGTTAATACGGGAGGCGTCGTAAAAAACGAAAACTTAAAAACAGAACAGACCAATGTATCTGTAAATGCCGGGGGCACGGCCAATGTGAATGCATCAGATATTGTGGATGCCACAGTAAGGGCCGGAGGTACCATCAATATTTATGGAAACCCAAAAGAGGTTAAAGAAACCAAATTCGTAGGGGGAAATATAAATTCCATACAGTAA
- a CDS encoding CPXCG motif-containing cysteine-rich protein encodes MFEHFFQCPYCWEEISMLLDTSISKQTYVEDCEVCCNPIEITPIFQAHELIGFEAESLEQ; translated from the coding sequence ATGTTTGAACACTTTTTTCAATGCCCTTATTGTTGGGAGGAAATTAGCATGCTGTTAGATACTTCCATTTCCAAACAAACCTATGTGGAGGATTGTGAGGTCTGTTGCAACCCTATAGAAATTACTCCCATTTTCCAAGCACATGAGCTCATTGGGTTTGAAGCAGAGAGTTTGGAACAATAG
- a CDS encoding TolC family protein — MKKFYLLFILSIVFGHEIAAQENLLSKEEAVVTTLQNNFNIVVAKNNVEIAENNTGILNSGYLPTLTGTAGANYNRDDSTIEFPGRLDDNGNPFPDVVLDKAEAQRYNSAIRADYVLFDGLGRLYNYKRLKEQYQLSELQARETIENTILQLFSVYFEIARLTENQKVLLQALEISQDRIKRAEYSFEYGQNTQLDILNAQVDVTNDSINLLNANQNLANAKRDLNVILNQDLNNTFKVDTVVRFIPRLQLDEYVKLTNNNNVAVLQSERSLAINDYDIKVSRSGYLPTVGLTGAYGWNLNQSAASAFFPGTNASNLNFALGANLTWNLFDGGGTTVRVKNAKIAYANQELTRKQIELEVNRDILNALAIYENRLNIYQIQEQNVVTNQNNFERSEEQFKLGRITSIEFRQAQINLLNAQTNKNLAKYDAKLAELQLLQLTGQLLNVEL; from the coding sequence ATGAAGAAATTTTATCTACTGTTTATTTTATCTATTGTTTTCGGGCATGAAATAGCCGCCCAAGAGAACTTATTATCCAAAGAAGAAGCTGTGGTAACCACGCTTCAGAATAATTTCAACATAGTTGTGGCTAAGAACAATGTAGAAATTGCCGAAAACAATACGGGAATCCTTAACTCTGGCTATTTGCCAACGTTAACTGGAACTGCCGGAGCCAACTATAACAGGGACGATTCTACCATAGAGTTTCCAGGTCGTTTAGATGATAATGGAAATCCCTTTCCTGATGTGGTATTGGACAAGGCCGAGGCACAACGCTACAATTCCGCTATCCGTGCCGATTATGTCCTATTTGATGGGCTAGGTCGCTTATACAACTATAAAAGGCTAAAGGAGCAATATCAGTTGAGTGAGTTACAGGCTCGGGAGACCATAGAGAATACAATTCTCCAATTGTTCAGTGTGTATTTTGAAATTGCTAGGTTAACAGAGAACCAAAAGGTATTGCTGCAGGCCTTGGAGATATCCCAGGATAGAATAAAAAGGGCAGAATACTCTTTTGAATACGGGCAGAATACCCAACTGGATATCTTAAACGCCCAAGTGGATGTTACCAATGATAGCATCAACTTATTGAATGCGAATCAGAATTTGGCCAATGCCAAACGGGATTTGAACGTGATTTTGAACCAAGACCTTAACAATACGTTCAAGGTTGATACGGTAGTGCGTTTTATCCCCAGATTGCAATTGGACGAGTATGTAAAACTCACCAACAATAACAATGTGGCGGTATTGCAATCCGAACGGAGTTTGGCAATAAACGATTACGATATTAAAGTGAGCAGATCGGGTTATTTACCAACTGTTGGATTGACCGGTGCATACGGATGGAACCTTAACCAGAGCGCAGCATCCGCATTTTTTCCAGGGACCAATGCGAGCAACCTTAATTTTGCTCTAGGTGCCAATCTTACTTGGAACCTTTTTGACGGTGGAGGAACTACCGTAAGGGTCAAAAATGCCAAAATAGCCTATGCCAATCAGGAATTGACAAGGAAACAAATTGAGTTGGAAGTTAATCGGGATATTTTAAATGCCTTGGCCATTTATGAGAACAGGCTGAATATTTATCAGATACAGGAACAAAATGTTGTGACCAACCAAAATAATTTTGAACGTTCCGAAGAGCAATTTAAATTGGGAAGGATTACATCTATTGAATTCCGTCAGGCGCAGATCAATCTGTTAAATGCCCAGACCAATAAAAACCTTGCCAAATACGATGCAAAACTGGCTGAACTACAATTGTTGCAGTTAACAGGCCAATTATTGAATGTAGAATTATAG